The Arachis hypogaea cultivar Tifrunner chromosome 16, arahy.Tifrunner.gnm2.J5K5, whole genome shotgun sequence genome contains a region encoding:
- the LOC112754376 gene encoding uncharacterized protein, which translates to MKPIDDRQEKVTIRAVSRDEEGRKKVEKTELETHNVDTVKYVEKKLVDKGVQRMERHPADGIGIGRPLPKSGRGGKYTWEGPADMADNELNAAPAAIDEKDPNYVDEEEDVLRELVKGEVEVAKAAEDKGVARVDVDPRLQQSSNN; encoded by the coding sequence ATGAAGCCGATCGATGACAGGCAAGAGAAAGTGACGATTCGAGCGGTTAGTCGCGACGAAGAAGGAAGGAAGAAGGTGGAGAAGACCGAACTCGAAACGCACAACGTGGACACCGTCAAGTACGTGGAGAAGAAGCTCGTCGACAAGGGCGTACAGCGCATGGAGCGCCATCCTGCTGACGGCATCGGAATCGGGAGGCCGCTGCCTAAGTCCGGCCGTGGAGGGAAGTACACGTGGGAGGGTCCTGCTGACATGGCGGACAACGAGCTCAACGCGGCTCCGGCGGCCATCGACGAGAAGGATCCAAACTATGTTGATGAGGAGGAAGATGTTCTGAGGGAGCTGGTGAAGGGTGAGGTTGAAGTGGCCAAAGCTGCGGAGGATAAAGGTGTTGCTAGGGTTGATGTTGATCCTCGCTTGCAACAGTCTTCTAATAATTAA